In Malus sylvestris chromosome 15, drMalSylv7.2, whole genome shotgun sequence, a single genomic region encodes these proteins:
- the LOC126605568 gene encoding uncharacterized protein LOC126605568 yields MISLSALPFCPSSTHTHTHTPHTHSHPIAYLHEEDNHHHHHQPRLPLHFSLGIAGTVESRNSPMSSLDFPVRFLEGNRLGYAKPISGEPMAVEGIFDHLRPFYGEPKVQFLAVIPLFLFGTALHHRCTDLKSRYTIPTSTLSHWYIRVLSMYDPHPLIYSILH; encoded by the exons atgatctctctctctgcactcCCATTCTGCCCGAgctcaacacacacacacacacacacaccacacacccACTCACACCCAATTGCTTACCTGCATGAGGAAgacaatcatcatcatcatcatcaacctcGTCTtcctctccatttctctctcggCATAGCTGGGACTGTGGAATCCAGGAACTCTCCGATGAGTTCCCTTGAttttccggttag GTTTTTGGAAGGAAATCGGCTCGGGTATGCCAAACCCATCTCTGGCGAGCCCATGGCTGTCGAGGGGATTTTCGATCACCTCCGACCGTTCTACGGTGAACCAAAG GTGCAATTTTTGGCGGTGATTCCGTTATTCCTTTTTGGTACAGCTTTGCACCATCGGTGtacg GATTTAAAATCGAGGTATACGATCCCGACGTCAACGCTTTCGCATTGGTATATTCGAGTCCTCTCGATGTATGACCCACATCctcttatttattcaattttacattaa